A region of Rhinoderma darwinii isolate aRhiDar2 unplaced genomic scaffold, aRhiDar2.hap1 Scaffold_833, whole genome shotgun sequence DNA encodes the following proteins:
- the LOC142731601 gene encoding tau-tubulin kinase 1-like, whose translation MLQSATEESRGQVQVLNLKHFELNGMPKVVPLFLPYQDFKKDISDSKELLRVPHRMKKVDFSSVVLPAMHAPEPHIIINGRCPRDEETEEGTEEEEAEFLGEDIDLQSGSSSDFSQKSTERSQEGAPSTLLADDQKDSRGRASTAENDLELEEGSKTLVLFSPGDLKKSPVTNDLMPDLDLGTLAALTPQGEKPQPSGSQLDVSEPGTLSSILKSEPKPPCIAAATATASSPFTKVERTFVHIAEKSHLNVMSSTGQLMKLEEHPVPGHVDEAIIEETEERDVRGQKAAEIVEIEPFVSSPRHDEGATDQHAANGVSKSEEQLGKDIMNAALKGDTEQETIVLSTDDLNESHRGTSEALIRAAGVRFRSRIPVFLSEEDTGSDKSMSNSAKERFQKKTKQLDLARLVMEKRQIRLQRLASAGSSTASSSEERRRTSETLSTTGSEEDTHELDDSTPRKVGKGKPICMRKEEYTKSRIPRPISPVKDLRLTGPPSPSVSKLKETTAALRFQPPRAAVGGTAWLSPDHKPKSLHMRLPPLSSPISSRTNVRRVSRGPPKSPVIPVRTLSASPRSQSLSRTESPSPSRQRRPVTATPRVQPTPKFQPRAQVPGECPATPAVARKGQRLKVQVQNLATKAKQGTSDGRGSGR comes from the exons ATGCTGCAAAGTGCGACTGAGGAGTCCAGAGGTCAAGTCCAG GTCCTCAACCTGAAGCACTTTGAACTTAATGGAATGCCCAAGGTGGTGCCTTTATTCTTGCCTTACCAAGACTTCAAGAAAGACATCTCGGATAGCAAAGAACTGTTGCGTGTGCCACACCGGATGAAGAAGGTGGACTTCTCCAGCGTGGTCCTGCCGGCAATGCATGCTCCAGAACCCCACATTATCATCAATGGCAGATGTCCACGGgatgaagaaactgaggaggggacagaggaagAGGAGGCTGAGTTTCTGGGAGAGGATATAGATCTGCAGAGTGGATCCAGCAGTGACTTCAGTCAGAAAAGTACAGAGAGGAGTCAGGAAGGGGCTCCGTCTACATTACTGGCAGATGACCAAAAGGACTCACGAGGACGAGCCTCCACGGCAGAGAATGACCTAGAACTGGAGGAAGGCTCCAAGACCttagtgctgttttctcctggagacTTGAAGAAGTCTCCAGTCACTAATGACCTCATGCCGGATCTTGACCTGGGAACTCTTGCTGCCTTGACACCTCAAGGAGAGAAGCCCCAACCCTCGGGCAGTCAGTTGGATGTGTCTGAACCAGGTACCTTATCTTCCATACTTAAATCCGAACCAAAACCACCTTGCATCGCTGCTGCCACCGCTACCGCCTCCTCCCCTTTTACCAAAGTTGAACGCACATTTGTTCACATTGCTGAAAAGTCGCACTTAAATGTTATGTCTTCCACTGGGCAGCTGATGAAATTAGAGGAGCATCCAGTCCCAGGACACGTTGATGAGGCGATTATTGAGGAAACTGAAGAGCGTGATGTGCGGGGACAGAAGGCTGCGGAAATAGTGGAGATTGAACCCTTTGTATCGTCACCACGTCATGATGAAGGGGCAACAGATCAACATGCAGCTAATGGAGTAAGCAAATCTGAAGAGCAGTTAGGGAAAGACATTATGAATGCGGCTTTGAAAGGAGACACCGAGCAAGAAACGATTGTGCTTTCCACCGATGACCTTAATGAAAGCCACCGTGGCACCAGCGAGGCTCTGATCCGGGCTGCTGGAGTGCGCTTCAGAAGTCGCATCCCTGTATTCTTGTCAGAAGAGGACACAGGATCAGATAAGTCGATGTCAAACTCTGCCAAAGAGAGATTCCAAAAGAAAACTAAGCAACTGGATCTGGCTCGCCTCGTGATGGAAAAAAGGCAGATTCGACTCCAGCGTTTGGCCTCCGCAGGTTCATCAACTGCTTCATCTAGTGAAGAGCGGAGGAGAACATCGGAGACTCTGTCCACGACCGGGTCTGAGGAAGACACCCATGAGTTGGACGACTCAACTCCTAGAAAAGTTGGCAAAGGGAAGCCAATCTGCATGAGAAAGGAGGAGTATACGAAAAGCAGGATCCCACGTCCCATCTCACCGGTAAAGGATCTACGACTGACGGGTCCACCATCCCCAAGTGTCAGCAAACTCAAAGAAACGACAGCAGCACTAAG GTTCCAGCCTCCCCGGGCAGCTGTCGGTGGCACCGCTTGGCTCTCCCCTGACCACAAGCCTAAATCCCTACATATGAGGCTCCCACCTCTTTCAAGTCCAATCTCTTCTAGAACCAATGTACGGAGGGTCAGTCGTGGACCACCCAAGAGTCCAGTCATCCCAGTGCGAACGCTCAGCGCATCTCCGCGAAGCCAGTCCCTGTCCAGAACAGAAAGTCCATCTCCATCCCGGCAGAGAAGACCAGTTACTGCAACTCCCCGTGTACAACCCACTCCCAAATTTCAGCCACGCGCCCAGGTCCCCGGCGAGTGTCCAGCAACTCCGGCTGTTGCAAGAAAGGGACAAAGACTGAAGGTGCAAGTGCAGAATCTGGCAACCAAAGCAAAGCAGGGCACAAGTGACGGGAGAGGCAGCGGCAGATAA